The following proteins come from a genomic window of Flavobacteriales bacterium:
- a CDS encoding VCBS repeat-containing protein, whose translation MTFPFFDFGTTLTGDLNGDSIEDLLLIGAENGSPAYIYPGGTAYPSAVIPDTLLATEGRQVVSTDFDADGLNEIVLINHGIPWSSQDRFDLYWNNGNFDFELDTLNGIFEPDEYDPPNEVHSIALGDFNGDGLQDLVNVGGFTESNAESGLNKLFINNGNRTFIQKYPSGDTPITEGQDSFGDLDGDGDFDLLRAGSDVEGNAKTVVYRNKGGLIFENWDDTTFIGVKEAATALFDFTNDGLIDVMISGRDTFGDRKTHVYINNGNGNFSEVMNHGIIDFGVPQFRAMNLNGDSLIDLLVIKNSVLDPTIEGYINQGGVCLTGTVNLTCIPVSMVG comes from the coding sequence ATGACGTTTCCATTCTTTGATTTCGGAACGACATTAACGGGAGACCTAAATGGTGATAGTATTGAAGACCTATTGCTCATAGGAGCTGAGAATGGCTCCCCAGCTTATATTTATCCGGGAGGAACAGCATATCCAAGTGCCGTTATTCCGGACACTCTTCTAGCTACTGAAGGAAGACAGGTCGTATCGACTGATTTTGATGCCGATGGATTAAATGAAATTGTTTTGATCAACCACGGGATACCGTGGTCTAGTCAGGACAGGTTTGATTTATATTGGAACAATGGCAATTTTGACTTTGAACTCGATACGTTAAATGGAATTTTTGAGCCTGACGAATATGATCCGCCCAACGAAGTTCACTCGATTGCTCTAGGTGATTTTAATGGGGATGGCTTACAAGATTTAGTCAATGTTGGTGGATTTACTGAAAGTAATGCTGAAAGCGGACTGAACAAGCTTTTTATTAATAACGGGAACAGAACGTTTATTCAAAAATATCCTAGTGGAGATACACCGATTACAGAAGGACAAGACTCTTTCGGTGATTTGGATGGCGATGGAGATTTCGACTTGTTGAGGGCTGGTAGTGACGTAGAAGGCAATGCTAAAACTGTAGTATACCGAAATAAAGGGGGGCTGATCTTTGAAAATTGGGATGACACGACCTTTATCGGGGTTAAAGAAGCTGCCACGGCCTTATTTGATTTTACGAATGACGGATTAATCGATGTCATGATCTCGGGACGCGACACTTTTGGTGATCGCAAAACACATGTATACATCAACAATGGAAATGGGAACTTTTCAGAAGTGATGAATCACGGGATCATTGATTTTGGTGTTCCTCAGTTCAGAGCCATGAACTTGAATGGGGATTCCCTGATCGACCTTCTGGTCATTAAAAACAGTGTATTGGATCCCACCATAGAGGGCTATATTAATCAAGGTGGAGTGTGTTTAACTGGAACGGTCAATTTAACTTGCATTCCGGTTTCAATGGTGGGGTAG
- a CDS encoding VCBS repeat-containing protein, with protein MGSKSVTLSLIAVLAFGLQHVRAQSYIHISDVVNYPILSGFLLSGDVDQDGDIDILVPNGFLKSGKLFLNNGNAEFYSDTSANFFPEVSSLNAALIDVDQDGDLVLIQSGVFTNGDDTTFTMLNDGQGHFTPTPGAINSGQKGPFDCGDLDGDGDMDFVFRYFDSSLGLPVYVYIFEQITPGVYTFHTPSVPGHFQDNIVLFDINNDGLEDIMTVGNGLFFDPPSRVLLKMGILFLLTIRR; from the coding sequence ATGGGCAGTAAATCAGTCACTCTCAGTCTAATCGCAGTACTGGCTTTTGGCCTCCAACACGTTCGAGCTCAGTCATATATACATATTTCCGACGTTGTTAATTATCCAATTTTATCCGGTTTCCTTCTTTCCGGAGATGTGGACCAGGATGGTGATATCGATATTCTTGTCCCGAATGGTTTTTTGAAATCCGGGAAATTATTCTTGAATAACGGGAACGCAGAGTTTTATTCTGATACTTCGGCAAACTTTTTCCCGGAGGTAAGTAGCTTAAATGCGGCCTTAATCGATGTAGATCAAGATGGGGACCTCGTCCTAATTCAGTCCGGTGTTTTCACCAATGGTGATGACACGACATTTACCATGTTGAATGATGGGCAAGGGCATTTTACGCCAACACCAGGGGCAATCAACTCAGGACAGAAAGGTCCTTTTGATTGCGGCGATCTTGATGGCGATGGAGATATGGATTTCGTCTTTAGATATTTCGATAGTAGCCTCGGCCTTCCTGTATACGTCTATATTTTTGAGCAAATTACGCCCGGAGTTTACACCTTTCATACTCCGTCCGTACCTGGCCACTTTCAAGACAATATCGTTTTGTTCGATATAAATAACGATGGGCTTGAGGATATTATGACCGTCGGAAATGGTCTTTTCTTTGACCCCCCAAGTAGGGTTCTCTTAAAAATGGGAATCTTGTTTTTGTTGACGATACGACGATGA
- a CDS encoding nitroreductase, producing the protein MSYTTERGEQALELIRHRRTVKPEQFDGTDIPAEIINKILEAANWAPTHGHTEPWRFFVLSGDSMTEFGDRILEAMSEKSGVPIPEVKADKLRHRLQLTSHLVVIAMKRGDNPKIPAEEEVMATACSVQNLWIAASAFGVAGYWNSGGLTYEDQLKEDFGLRPEDRLLGFFYLGNTKEPWPVGRRQRSVESKTNFIG; encoded by the coding sequence ATGTCTTACACCACTGAGCGCGGCGAGCAAGCCTTAGAGCTCATCCGCCATCGCCGCACTGTCAAGCCCGAACAATTCGACGGCACTGATATTCCCGCCGAGATCATCAATAAGATCCTCGAAGCGGCTAACTGGGCACCAACCCATGGGCATACAGAACCCTGGAGGTTCTTCGTTCTTTCGGGCGATTCCATGACCGAGTTCGGGGACCGCATCCTCGAGGCGATGTCTGAAAAATCGGGAGTACCCATTCCGGAAGTCAAGGCCGACAAACTCCGACACCGTCTTCAGCTCACCAGTCATTTGGTAGTGATTGCCATGAAGCGAGGTGATAACCCCAAGATTCCGGCCGAAGAAGAGGTTATGGCCACCGCTTGTTCCGTGCAGAACTTGTGGATCGCAGCAAGTGCCTTCGGAGTAGCGGGTTACTGGAATTCGGGTGGACTCACCTACGAAGATCAGTTGAAAGAGGATTTCGGCCTACGACCCGAAGATCGCCTCCTCGGTTTTTTCTACCTAGGTAATACAAAAGAGCCCTGGCCCGTAGGAAGGCGCCAGAGGTCTGTAGAATCAAAAACGAATTTTATAGGTTAA
- a CDS encoding shikimate kinase: MPTVKPLALIGPMGCGKSTIGHLIAEKLQWPWVDLDLWIEQHEQKPIREIFADNGEPYFRHLEEENIKLWMEQAPLVISLGGGAPCDANRWALLKEHFFTIYLKADPEVLIGRLANQREARPLIAQGDDWKDRFRDLLRERERYYTQADWILETGSATREETAEHILEHVLHH, encoded by the coding sequence ATGCCAACAGTAAAGCCCCTGGCACTTATCGGGCCGATGGGTTGTGGTAAGTCCACCATCGGGCACTTGATCGCCGAAAAACTTCAGTGGCCGTGGGTCGATCTCGACTTATGGATAGAGCAACACGAGCAAAAGCCTATTAGGGAGATCTTTGCCGACAACGGCGAACCCTATTTTCGGCATCTAGAAGAGGAAAACATCAAGTTGTGGATGGAGCAGGCTCCGCTCGTGATCTCTTTGGGTGGGGGAGCGCCGTGCGACGCCAACCGTTGGGCCTTACTCAAAGAGCATTTTTTCACTATTTACCTCAAAGCCGATCCCGAAGTATTGATCGGGCGATTAGCCAATCAACGCGAAGCAAGGCCTCTGATCGCGCAGGGAGATGATTGGAAGGACCGCTTTCGCGATCTTTTGCGCGAACGCGAGCGTTACTACACACAGGCCGATTGGATCCTTGAGACTGGATCGGCCACACGTGAAGAAACCGCAGAACACATACTGGAACATGTCTTACACCACTGA
- the trmD gene encoding tRNA (guanosine(37)-N1)-methyltransferase TrmD, translating into MRIDIITVLPQLLRSPFEASILKRAQDKGLVEVHVHDLRQYGYGKHRQVDDYQYGGGAGMVIMVEPIAKCINALRADVDYDDIIYMTPDGSTLNQTMANEISLNENIIILCGHYKGVDQRVRDMFVSREISIGDYVLSGGELAAAVLADSVIRLLPGVLNDETSALSDTFQDNLLAPPVYTRPPDFEGHKAPDILLSGDHKGVELWRHDQAEQRTKKLRPDLWKKGHNE; encoded by the coding sequence ATGCGCATCGACATCATCACCGTACTGCCCCAACTCCTCCGAAGTCCCTTCGAGGCGAGCATCCTCAAGCGCGCCCAAGACAAAGGCCTCGTTGAGGTGCATGTTCACGATCTCCGCCAATATGGGTATGGAAAACACCGGCAAGTCGACGATTACCAATACGGTGGCGGTGCCGGAATGGTCATTATGGTTGAGCCCATTGCGAAATGTATTAACGCCCTGCGGGCGGATGTGGATTACGACGACATTATTTATATGACTCCTGACGGTTCAACCCTGAACCAAACGATGGCCAATGAGATCTCGCTTAATGAGAACATCATCATTTTATGCGGTCACTATAAAGGAGTCGATCAACGAGTACGCGATATGTTCGTCTCGCGCGAAATATCCATCGGCGATTACGTGCTTTCGGGTGGCGAATTGGCCGCTGCGGTTCTGGCCGATAGCGTCATTCGCCTGTTGCCCGGTGTATTGAACGACGAAACCAGCGCGCTGAGCGACACCTTCCAGGACAATCTCCTCGCTCCCCCCGTATATACGCGTCCGCCTGATTTCGAAGGGCATAAGGCGCCCGACATCCTCCTGAGTGGCGACCATAAAGGCGTCGAACTATGGCGTCACGACCAGGCCGAACAGCGCACTAAAAAACTACGTCCCGATTTGTGGAAAAAAGGACATAACGAGTAG
- the rplS gene encoding 50S ribosomal protein L19 — protein MDLVQYVNDELVAKNDLPDFKAGDTITVYYTIREGAKTRTQFFRGTVIQRRGSGATETFTIRKMSGNVGVERVMPINSPAIEKIEVNKRGVVRRGRIFYLRALTGKKARIKERSHLERIYTSTSNKAIRKRVAFFMWLMANA, from the coding sequence ATGGATTTAGTGCAGTACGTCAACGACGAATTAGTAGCCAAGAATGATCTCCCCGACTTCAAAGCCGGAGATACGATCACAGTATATTACACCATCCGCGAGGGTGCTAAAACGCGTACGCAGTTCTTCCGCGGTACCGTTATTCAGCGTCGTGGAAGTGGCGCCACCGAAACCTTCACCATTCGCAAAATGAGTGGTAACGTCGGTGTAGAGCGTGTTATGCCAATCAACTCACCCGCCATCGAGAAGATCGAGGTGAACAAGCGTGGAGTCGTGCGTCGTGGACGGATCTTCTACTTGCGTGCGCTTACCGGTAAGAAAGCGCGTATCAAAGAGCGTAGTCACTTAGAAAGAATTTATACATCGACGAGTAACAAAGCCATCCGAAAACGGGTGGCTTTTTTTATGTGGCTAATGGCCAATGCCTAA
- a CDS encoding PD40 domain-containing protein, which translates to MPTLRLKSFISLSLVLSLSLSVAQPRLDCEWEVSKKAEKLYEEGKEELLAGHPMAAQTLFLEALQKEERYPQARYYLGEISWRLKKYNIARQHLELAIEDCPDINWETYHHLGMFALQNYDYPLAERYFEKALKLSFEYKADRDETADLLGSTKNLAFLMNNPVPYDPKSVPGISTPGDEYLAIISPDGSQAYYTRRYQKKEKTMLTATYVEEFTRSMKQGDRWMPGETLPFPFNQGDNEGGPSITANNNELYFTVCSPTGNGQNNCDIYWSLRDDGFWTEIRPVENVNLPNAWDSQPSVTANGDVLFFTSNCGDGQGGLDLWRSDRQEDGSWGAPYNLGPKINTPGDEKSPFIHSDSRTLYFASEGHLGFGGFDIFYSQERSDDWDHPKNIGYPINTEQDEVGLFVSLDGATAYFASNELKSIGGWDVYSFNLPTTARPDKVMLLTGNLSDEFSEPVREARIEIKNLETKEIQTFKTDSDGRYAAVVRRPKDEDLIVTVKKEGYAFQSEFIAADEEMEDIEEVNMDIRPIEVGGEYEINDINFATNSFELNTRSRLIVDEFAAFLLENPTVHVSIEGHTDNVGNSSDNMTLSKNRAEAVYLELIEQGVQAVRLDYKGFGSTKPVADNSTESGRAKNRRTVFRILNF; encoded by the coding sequence ATGCCAACGCTAAGGCTCAAGTCCTTTATAAGTCTGTCGCTAGTGCTGTCGCTGTCACTATCGGTTGCTCAACCGCGGCTCGACTGCGAGTGGGAGGTAAGTAAGAAAGCCGAAAAGCTTTACGAAGAGGGCAAGGAAGAGCTTTTGGCCGGACACCCCATGGCGGCGCAAACCCTGTTCCTGGAGGCCTTGCAGAAAGAAGAAAGATATCCCCAAGCACGGTACTACCTCGGCGAGATCAGTTGGAGGTTAAAGAAATATAACATTGCTCGTCAGCATTTGGAGCTGGCTATCGAAGATTGTCCGGACATCAACTGGGAAACCTATCATCATTTAGGGATGTTCGCCCTTCAGAACTACGACTATCCGTTGGCCGAACGATACTTCGAAAAAGCACTGAAACTGTCGTTCGAATACAAGGCCGATCGGGACGAAACAGCCGATTTACTCGGCTCTACCAAAAACTTGGCCTTTTTAATGAACAATCCGGTACCCTATGATCCTAAGTCTGTGCCTGGAATCAGCACGCCTGGCGACGAGTATTTGGCGATCATTTCCCCTGATGGCTCGCAGGCTTACTACACCAGGAGGTATCAGAAGAAAGAAAAGACCATGCTCACGGCTACCTATGTAGAGGAATTTACGCGTTCCATGAAGCAAGGCGATCGCTGGATGCCCGGCGAAACACTGCCATTTCCATTCAATCAGGGCGATAACGAAGGCGGACCCAGTATCACGGCCAACAACAACGAACTGTATTTCACGGTTTGCTCGCCCACGGGGAATGGTCAAAACAACTGCGATATTTATTGGTCCCTTCGGGACGATGGGTTCTGGACGGAAATTAGACCTGTGGAGAACGTGAACTTGCCTAACGCGTGGGATTCGCAACCCAGTGTAACGGCCAATGGAGATGTCCTTTTCTTCACGAGTAACTGTGGAGACGGCCAAGGAGGACTCGACCTTTGGCGCAGTGATCGGCAAGAAGACGGAAGCTGGGGAGCTCCTTACAATTTAGGGCCGAAGATCAACACTCCGGGAGACGAGAAATCACCCTTTATACACAGTGATAGCCGTACGCTGTATTTCGCTTCGGAAGGACATTTGGGCTTTGGCGGGTTCGATATTTTCTACAGCCAGGAGCGTTCGGACGACTGGGACCATCCCAAAAACATCGGTTACCCCATCAACACAGAGCAAGACGAAGTTGGATTATTCGTGAGCCTGGACGGAGCTACTGCCTATTTTGCTTCAAACGAACTCAAAAGCATTGGCGGCTGGGATGTATATAGTTTTAACCTGCCCACAACGGCCCGCCCCGACAAGGTAATGCTGCTCACCGGAAATCTCAGCGACGAGTTTAGCGAACCCGTCCGCGAGGCTCGAATAGAGATCAAGAACCTGGAAACGAAAGAGATACAAACCTTTAAAACGGACTCAGACGGTAGATATGCCGCCGTAGTGCGTCGTCCTAAGGATGAGGATCTGATCGTGACGGTAAAAAAGGAGGGATACGCCTTTCAGAGTGAATTCATTGCCGCGGATGAAGAAATGGAAGATATCGAAGAGGTGAATATGGATATTCGTCCGATCGAAGTAGGGGGGGAGTACGAGATCAACGACATCAACTTTGCCACGAACAGTTTCGAGCTTAACACCAGAAGCCGGTTGATCGTTGACGAGTTTGCAGCGTTCTTGCTCGAGAATCCGACCGTTCACGTCAGCATCGAAGGTCATACCGATAATGTGGGTAATAGCTCGGACAATATGACTTTGTCAAAAAATAGGGCTGAAGCGGTGTATTTAGAACTCATTGAACAGGGAGTTCAAGCAGTTCGCCTCGATTATAAAGGATTTGGCTCCACGAAACCCGTGGCGGACAATTCAACCGAATCGGGCCGCGCAAAGAACCGGAGAACGGTGTTTCGGATTCTCAATTTTTAG
- a CDS encoding dicarboxylate/amino acid:cation symporter has protein sequence MSKLALHWQIIIGLVAGIIWAVMSSVLGWSEFTLNWIDPFGVIFINLLTLIAVPLVLFSIISGISGLSDTSSLGRMGIKTLVAYLVTTVFAITIGLTLVNTIKPGKLVDEGQRRSNRVRYELWVVETQGVDKLDDRNLLQNLTEEEKQALRAEDQALAENSTVQSEMESARKTKDAGPLQFVVDMVPSNIFFSLNDNGLMLQVIFFSIFFGVTLLYIPPHQAKPVIDFINGSNEVFLKMVDIVMKGAPFFVFALLAGKLSEMAGNDLGAVIEIFKGLGWYSLTVVLGLAIMIFVVYPFVMMVIVKRRSYREFFNSIGAAQILAFSTSSSAATLPVTMECVQDNLGVSEKVTSFVLPIGATVNMDGTSLYQAVAVIFLAQFHMVDLTVTQQLTIVLTTTLASIGSAAVPSAGLVMLSIVLESIGLNPAWIAIIFPVDRILDMCRTVVNVTGDATVSTIIASTEGELE, from the coding sequence ATGAGCAAGTTAGCCTTGCATTGGCAGATCATTATTGGCCTTGTGGCCGGAATCATATGGGCCGTTATGTCGAGTGTGCTCGGTTGGAGCGAATTCACGCTGAACTGGATCGATCCATTCGGAGTTATTTTCATCAACTTATTGACACTCATTGCCGTTCCGTTGGTGTTATTCAGTATCATCAGCGGCATTAGTGGGCTAAGCGACACATCGAGTCTGGGGCGTATGGGCATCAAAACCCTCGTTGCGTACCTCGTTACCACGGTTTTTGCCATTACTATTGGACTCACCCTCGTGAACACTATTAAGCCGGGCAAGCTGGTCGACGAAGGTCAGCGCCGCAGCAATCGCGTTCGATACGAACTGTGGGTGGTTGAAACGCAGGGAGTCGATAAACTCGACGACCGTAACTTGCTTCAGAATTTGACCGAGGAAGAAAAGCAGGCCCTGCGGGCCGAAGATCAAGCTCTAGCTGAAAACAGCACCGTTCAAAGCGAGATGGAAAGCGCCAGGAAGACCAAGGATGCCGGACCTTTGCAGTTCGTGGTCGATATGGTGCCGAGCAACATCTTTTTCTCATTGAACGACAACGGCCTCATGCTGCAGGTAATCTTCTTTTCGATCTTTTTCGGGGTGACCTTACTGTACATTCCGCCACATCAGGCCAAGCCGGTGATCGACTTCATCAACGGATCCAACGAAGTATTCTTGAAAATGGTCGATATCGTCATGAAAGGAGCGCCGTTCTTCGTTTTTGCGCTTTTGGCCGGTAAGTTGAGCGAAATGGCAGGGAATGACCTTGGTGCTGTGATCGAGATTTTCAAAGGGCTCGGATGGTATAGTTTGACCGTGGTATTGGGTTTGGCTATAATGATTTTTGTAGTGTATCCTTTCGTCATGATGGTGATTGTAAAGCGGCGCAGTTATCGCGAGTTCTTTAATTCTATAGGGGCAGCTCAAATATTAGCTTTCTCAACGAGCTCAAGCGCGGCGACCTTACCCGTGACCATGGAATGCGTTCAAGATAATCTGGGAGTAAGTGAAAAGGTGACCAGTTTTGTCTTGCCCATTGGGGCCACGGTGAACATGGATGGAACATCATTGTACCAGGCTGTGGCAGTGATCTTCTTGGCTCAGTTTCACATGGTCGACTTGACCGTGACGCAACAGTTGACCATTGTACTTACGACCACGTTGGCCAGTATCGGGAGTGCTGCGGTTCCTTCGGCCGGACTCGTAATGTTGAGCATCGTTCTGGAATCGATCGGATTAAACCCGGCGTGGATCGCTATCATTTTTCCGGTAGATCGGATTTTGGATATGTGTAGAACGGTGGTGAACGTTACCGGCGATGCCACGGTTTCAACGATCATAGCAAGCACCGAGGGAGAGCTTGAATAA